Proteins encoded together in one Acholeplasma hippikon window:
- a CDS encoding DEAD/DEAH box helicase, translated as MSLLFNDLPILDTTKEALNQLGFTTPTPIQALAIPKMIEGLDLIGQAQTGTGKTFAYAIPMVEKTDTTKKVTQGLILTPTRELTMQVYKEILKLVKFYPSLKVTTIVGGESYDKQFRELAKHPHIIVATPGRIIDHIDRKTVDLSNVNTLTLDEADEMLKMGFQEDLERILQSLPEERQTVLFSATLPAFIKKIASQYQKNPEFLKVEAETLTVDRITQGYFLVKDEDRPNLLVRLLDMENPKTAIIFANTKADVDKIAASLQDAKFTADALHGDLKQSQRNYVMSRFRNKQLSLLIATDVAARGLDISDVELVINYDLPQQDEVYVHRIGRTGRAGKKGKAYSFVTPRKRRMIEVLSKFIKTDIKKLEFPDENAIYKQRIKAFKNELKALMAEEVPNHMELLNEFLTDEQMKDHLLNTLLNQIVPVKKEYPELAPVVERSRRTETSRNDRRKGEKSDAPKRTGKYEDFIINLGKKDGMTPQNLFKVLEKEFGIYSKNVGDIKHLSGETIFGIKSEVVNKLRKDKAVNYQGKKVTVKNFKR; from the coding sequence ATGTCACTTTTATTTAATGATTTACCAATTTTAGATACAACAAAGGAAGCGTTGAATCAATTAGGGTTTACAACACCTACACCGATTCAAGCATTAGCAATTCCAAAGATGATTGAAGGACTTGACTTAATCGGTCAAGCGCAAACAGGAACAGGAAAAACTTTTGCCTACGCAATTCCTATGGTCGAAAAGACTGATACAACAAAGAAAGTTACGCAAGGATTAATCTTAACTCCAACAAGAGAATTAACGATGCAAGTTTATAAAGAAATTTTAAAACTTGTTAAGTTCTACCCTTCCTTAAAAGTAACAACCATTGTTGGCGGAGAGAGTTATGATAAGCAATTTAGAGAATTAGCCAAACACCCTCATATCATTGTAGCAACACCAGGTCGTATTATCGACCACATCGATAGAAAAACTGTTGATCTATCAAATGTTAACACATTAACATTAGACGAAGCAGACGAAATGTTGAAGATGGGATTCCAAGAAGACTTAGAACGCATCTTACAATCATTACCAGAAGAACGCCAAACTGTATTATTCTCAGCAACATTACCTGCATTCATTAAAAAGATTGCAAGTCAATACCAAAAGAATCCAGAATTCTTAAAAGTAGAAGCTGAAACATTAACAGTTGATCGTATTACTCAAGGATACTTCCTTGTAAAAGATGAAGATAGACCTAATCTATTAGTTAGACTATTAGATATGGAAAATCCAAAAACAGCAATTATTTTCGCGAACACTAAAGCTGATGTTGATAAGATTGCTGCTTCATTACAAGATGCTAAATTCACTGCCGATGCATTACATGGTGATTTAAAGCAATCTCAAAGAAATTATGTAATGAGCAGATTTAGAAATAAACAATTATCACTTTTAATCGCAACTGATGTTGCTGCTCGTGGTTTAGACATCTCAGATGTTGAACTTGTTATTAACTATGACTTACCACAACAAGACGAAGTTTATGTTCACCGTATTGGTAGAACAGGCCGTGCAGGTAAGAAAGGTAAAGCTTACTCATTCGTTACACCACGTAAACGTAGAATGATTGAAGTATTATCTAAATTCATCAAGACTGATATTAAGAAGTTAGAATTCCCAGATGAAAATGCAATCTACAAACAAAGAATTAAAGCATTTAAAAATGAATTAAAAGCTTTAATGGCTGAAGAAGTGCCAAATCATATGGAATTATTAAATGAATTCTTAACAGATGAACAAATGAAAGATCATTTATTAAATACTTTATTAAATCAAATCGTTCCAGTTAAGAAAGAATACCCTGAATTAGCACCAGTGGTAGAAAGATCAAGAAGAACTGAAACATCAAGAAATGATCGTCGTAAAGGTGAAAAATCAGATGCACCAAAACGTACAGGTAAATATGAAGACTTTATCATTAACTTAGGTAAGAAAGATGGTATGACACCTCAAAACTTATTCAAAGTATTAGAAAAAGAATTCGGAATTTATTCTAAGAATGTTGGTGACATCAAGCACTTATCTGGAGAAACAATCTTCGGTATTAAATCAGAAGTTGTTAACAAATTAAGAAAAGATAAGGCTGTAAATTACCAAGGTAAAAAAGTTACAGTTAAAAATTTCAAACGATAA
- a CDS encoding Wadjet anti-phage system protein JetA family protein, with amino-acid sequence MANLFDHIPDTLFNVLSSPNKKIYVDCLFIIYDATNSIEDAFQGERNFVIGKLVDYFDEVKESFEVENEEASTSRQKSVAVINTLKANGWLGEEELGDYKTSLNLFDYSIKILDLLKKILEQENMEYTGEIYTVYSLLSSFDIDEGLTIIEQSYKKIDDVLRKLKTLKANIYRYYYDLVQSHKNDDLHEVLERLLVDYKTNFFDSAYYQLKTTDSLPRYKRSIMENINKIYQNDSYLELMANQVLKQRKKTEYNDAFDYVESKIRYIKDSIDAIEYLVSAIDEKNELYINAAASKIMFLTNTSEDLEGLLNRLFKIILKEKEFDYSKIFNLVRARNLDDNSLQTVRRPRVDAIAEEVNYQQEISEEVKEQKLAAMMKANRFNKSEINKFVDLLLDGRDYIKASEINVEDNEDFVKLILIFLFSKSVGMKYDVRLLNYDVRIGQIKFQEFEIYKKGLRR; translated from the coding sequence GTGGCAAATTTATTTGATCATATACCAGATACTTTATTCAACGTATTGTCCTCCCCTAATAAAAAAATATATGTAGACTGTTTATTCATCATTTATGATGCGACAAACTCAATTGAAGATGCTTTCCAAGGTGAACGTAACTTTGTTATTGGGAAGTTAGTAGATTATTTTGATGAAGTAAAAGAGTCCTTTGAGGTTGAAAACGAAGAAGCTTCTACATCACGTCAAAAGTCTGTTGCAGTTATTAATACATTAAAGGCCAATGGCTGGTTAGGGGAAGAAGAGTTAGGCGACTATAAGACTTCCTTAAATTTATTTGACTACTCAATTAAAATATTAGATCTTTTAAAGAAAATTTTAGAACAAGAAAATATGGAATACACTGGTGAAATATATACAGTTTATTCTCTTTTATCATCTTTTGATATCGATGAAGGTTTAACAATCATCGAACAATCCTACAAAAAGATTGATGATGTGTTAAGAAAACTAAAAACTTTAAAAGCAAATATTTATCGTTATTACTATGACTTAGTTCAATCTCACAAAAATGATGATTTACATGAAGTATTAGAAAGACTATTAGTAGACTATAAAACAAATTTCTTTGATAGTGCGTACTACCAATTAAAGACAACAGACTCATTACCAAGATATAAACGCAGTATCATGGAAAACATTAATAAGATTTATCAAAATGATAGTTATTTAGAATTAATGGCAAATCAAGTCTTAAAACAAAGAAAAAAGACAGAATATAATGATGCCTTTGATTATGTTGAATCAAAAATTAGATATATTAAAGATTCAATCGATGCGATTGAATACTTAGTGAGTGCAATTGATGAGAAAAACGAATTATACATCAATGCAGCTGCATCAAAGATTATGTTCTTAACAAATACGTCAGAAGATTTAGAAGGATTGTTAAATAGACTATTTAAGATTATCTTAAAAGAAAAAGAGTTTGATTACTCTAAAATCTTTAATTTAGTAAGAGCAAGAAACTTAGACGATAACTCACTACAAACGGTGCGTCGACCAAGAGTGGATGCAATTGCTGAAGAAGTAAACTATCAACAAGAAATTTCAGAAGAAGTTAAAGAACAAAAACTTGCAGCAATGATGAAAGCAAATCGCTTTAATAAGAGTGAAATTAATAAGTTTGTTGATTTATTATTGGATGGAAGAGATTATATTAAGGCTTCAGAAATTAATGTTGAAGATAATGAAGACTTCGTTAAATTAATCTTAATCTTCTTATTCAGTAAATCGGTTGGAATGAAATATGACGTCAGATTATTAAACTATGATGTGAGAATCGGGCAAATTAAGTTCCAAGAATTTGAAATTTATAAGAAGGGGTTAAGAAGATGA
- a CDS encoding DUF4194 domain-containing protein — protein sequence MIAKSAALKQLFEEMAQLKEAEKQTFSRVVNKLFQVNYITRKKIADANDYRFILAYKNVFEAYFALADFELMIERHEEVVYIKNESSFNHLRLKKEESILLLIVRMIYQAKMSVVTLDENVEIYLSDIHNELAKVGYLDNKRMTKDKLKPSLQLLKNYNIIDYMDKNLRDDARIKIYPTILFVVNIDNIKDLLDHLDQYLQGGSDNEEIDED from the coding sequence ATGATTGCGAAAAGTGCTGCATTAAAACAACTATTTGAAGAAATGGCTCAATTAAAAGAAGCCGAAAAACAAACTTTCTCAAGAGTCGTTAATAAATTATTCCAAGTTAACTACATTACAAGAAAAAAGATTGCAGATGCGAATGATTATCGTTTTATTCTTGCCTATAAGAATGTCTTTGAAGCATACTTTGCGTTAGCTGACTTTGAATTAATGATTGAACGACATGAAGAAGTTGTTTACATTAAAAATGAATCATCATTTAACCACTTAAGATTAAAGAAAGAAGAAAGTATCTTACTTTTAATCGTTCGTATGATTTATCAAGCGAAGATGAGTGTTGTTACCTTAGATGAAAACGTAGAGATTTATTTATCAGATATTCATAATGAGTTAGCTAAGGTTGGTTACTTAGATAACAAACGTATGACAAAAGATAAATTAAAACCAAGTCTACAATTATTAAAGAACTATAACATTATTGATTACATGGATAAAAACTTAAGAGATGATGCAAGAATCAAGATTTATCCAACCATTTTATTTGTTGTTAATATTGATAACATTAAAGATTTATTAGACCACTTAGACCAATACTTACAAGGAGGTAGTGACAATGAAGAAATTGACGAAGATTAA
- a CDS encoding ATP-binding protein: MKKLTKIKLVNWHLFSDQTIKIDDNTLISGENGSGKSTLLDALQYLLVGAKSGVKFNIAATDEARRSLEGYIRGRIGAENKEYLRNNDVITHVALEFYDEQHDEPSIIGCILELPKNGHLKERFYILDKVNIHDGLFMDGKTPRDYRSMKAYLKTLQLDLDPFNTQKEYRDALAKYFGIDAKKYAKILPKALAFRPIDLQSFVFEFLLDDEPIDIQSLKNNVTQLKRVEGQIRLDREKLEKLDKIVKLGEGLNQNLDQIKINEIMSKMAFIEKREAFLSSSEDLLNKVNAKYEVLKAEKEALDQLVEDNDTEIVELESAKNNDDVTRTLSNLKDQLEKKGEQYNDQKRLVSELKETLNREVEIYRDFVQLNPSASISGFLKYYTGNEENSKVLDLTSYLEGANAAAQGFHSALSVEKLELEKQRGNILGEINIAQSRLNALKRNVKTYPRNVQQLIDAINSELSSYYRKEIRVRPLCELIEVNDESWRNALEGYLGGQRFDLIIDPLYFNDALEVYDRVKTELGIYGVGLVNTSKIGEYTNHQPKSLATKVSTDHPYARSYVNMLMGYVICAENLQDLKNHQRAITRTCMTYSNYTARQINPKTYEVPYIGAQATMMQVELDQKLVNELQTDLNKVTDLLDKNQKALRLLNQSKLNHIVSTNMVRLFDVIKQTRKEFVELEEKVNTLSSNPKFAELENQLTDAKNKKRQLRLDYDKLSDKMADLRSEKTRILEQIEEARDSLQEYLDEQKTWTVKYPTLISTAYNQFSALKERYSNNYDIITRDLSQSTVAIQSQNARAESEVVNLMRQYIIQYHFGAAPEISELIHFEKEANLIRDNNLMKYEQEAIELRKASEIGFREEFVGKLRASIEAAQIQIEELNLALEGKKFGADTYKLTTRPSDNPEFKAYYDIIMGSDAILSHSLFTENLTKKNEVILMELFNRIASFDPENDKFALQFLDYRYYMSYDIEVTSENGNKSFFSKVSKEKSGGETQVPFYIVIAASFQQLLTKNRRVDSGCIVLFDEAFNNMDESRIDAMMKFYNSLSIQLFIAVPPQRVSNIINYVTTSLAIVKDNDFAIVEAFKREV; this comes from the coding sequence ATGAAGAAATTGACGAAGATTAAGTTAGTCAACTGGCACTTATTCTCTGACCAAACCATCAAGATTGATGATAATACATTAATTTCTGGTGAAAACGGATCAGGTAAATCAACGTTACTTGATGCACTACAATACTTACTTGTTGGCGCTAAATCAGGTGTTAAATTCAATATTGCTGCAACCGATGAAGCACGTCGTAGCTTAGAAGGTTATATTCGTGGAAGAATTGGTGCTGAAAATAAAGAGTACTTACGTAACAATGACGTTATTACCCATGTTGCCTTAGAATTTTATGATGAACAACATGATGAACCAAGTATTATCGGCTGTATTTTAGAGTTACCAAAGAATGGTCACTTAAAAGAAAGATTCTATATCTTAGATAAAGTAAATATCCATGATGGGTTATTTATGGATGGTAAAACACCACGTGATTACCGTTCAATGAAAGCTTATTTAAAGACTTTACAATTAGATTTAGATCCATTTAACACACAAAAAGAATATCGTGATGCATTAGCCAAATACTTTGGCATTGATGCGAAAAAATACGCTAAGATTTTACCTAAAGCCTTAGCATTTAGACCAATTGATTTACAATCATTTGTTTTTGAGTTCTTATTAGATGATGAACCAATTGATATTCAAAGTCTAAAGAATAATGTCACACAATTAAAACGTGTTGAAGGACAAATTAGATTAGATAGAGAAAAGTTAGAAAAGCTAGACAAGATTGTTAAACTTGGTGAAGGTTTAAACCAAAACTTAGATCAAATTAAGATTAATGAAATTATGTCTAAAATGGCATTCATTGAAAAACGTGAAGCCTTCTTATCAAGTTCAGAAGATCTATTAAATAAGGTGAATGCAAAATATGAAGTCTTAAAGGCTGAAAAAGAAGCATTAGACCAATTAGTAGAAGATAATGATACAGAAATCGTAGAACTTGAAAGTGCTAAAAATAATGATGATGTCACACGTACATTATCTAACCTTAAAGACCAATTAGAAAAGAAAGGCGAACAATATAACGATCAAAAACGTTTAGTCTCTGAATTAAAAGAAACATTAAACAGAGAAGTTGAAATTTATCGTGACTTTGTTCAATTAAATCCTTCTGCATCTATTTCAGGCTTCTTAAAATACTACACAGGTAATGAAGAAAACTCTAAAGTTTTAGACCTAACTAGTTATTTAGAAGGGGCAAATGCTGCAGCTCAAGGATTCCACAGTGCCTTATCTGTTGAAAAATTAGAATTAGAAAAACAACGTGGCAATATTTTAGGTGAAATCAATATTGCTCAATCAAGATTAAACGCATTAAAACGTAATGTGAAAACATATCCAAGAAATGTTCAACAATTAATTGATGCGATTAATAGTGAATTATCAAGTTACTACCGTAAAGAAATTAGAGTTAGACCTTTATGTGAATTAATTGAGGTTAACGATGAATCATGGCGTAATGCATTAGAAGGTTATTTAGGTGGTCAACGCTTTGACTTAATTATTGACCCACTATACTTTAACGATGCATTAGAAGTATATGATCGCGTAAAAACTGAGTTAGGTATTTATGGTGTTGGTTTAGTAAATACTTCAAAAATTGGAGAATATACAAACCATCAACCAAAATCACTAGCAACAAAAGTTTCTACGGACCATCCTTATGCTAGAAGCTATGTCAACATGTTAATGGGCTATGTGATTTGTGCAGAAAACTTACAAGACTTAAAAAATCATCAACGTGCAATCACTCGCACATGTATGACTTACTCAAACTATACTGCACGTCAAATTAACCCTAAAACATATGAAGTACCTTATATTGGTGCACAAGCAACGATGATGCAAGTTGAACTTGATCAAAAATTAGTTAATGAATTACAGACTGATTTAAACAAAGTGACTGATTTACTTGATAAGAATCAAAAAGCATTACGCTTATTAAACCAATCTAAGTTAAATCATATTGTTTCAACAAATATGGTTCGTTTATTTGATGTTATCAAACAAACAAGAAAAGAATTTGTTGAATTAGAAGAAAAAGTGAACACACTTTCAAGCAATCCTAAATTTGCTGAATTAGAAAACCAATTAACAGATGCTAAAAATAAGAAACGTCAATTACGTTTAGATTATGATAAGTTATCTGATAAGATGGCTGATTTAAGAAGTGAAAAGACAAGAATCTTAGAACAAATTGAAGAAGCAAGAGATTCTTTACAAGAATATCTTGATGAACAAAAGACTTGGACTGTTAAATATCCAACATTAATTTCAACAGCTTATAACCAATTTAGCGCATTAAAAGAACGTTACAGCAACAACTATGACATTATCACACGTGATTTAAGTCAATCAACTGTTGCGATTCAATCTCAAAATGCAAGAGCTGAAAGTGAAGTTGTTAACTTAATGCGTCAATACATCATTCAGTACCACTTCGGTGCAGCACCTGAAATTAGTGAACTTATTCACTTTGAAAAGGAAGCTAACCTTATCCGTGATAATAACTTAATGAAGTATGAACAAGAAGCAATTGAGTTAAGAAAAGCTTCTGAAATTGGATTTAGAGAAGAATTTGTTGGTAAACTACGTGCATCTATTGAAGCTGCTCAAATTCAAATTGAGGAGTTAAACTTAGCTTTAGAAGGTAAGAAGTTCGGTGCAGATACATATAAACTTACCACTCGTCCTTCTGATAACCCAGAATTTAAAGCATATTATGACATCATTATGGGTAGTGATGCAATCTTAAGTCACTCACTATTTACTGAAAACTTAACGAAGAAAAATGAAGTTATTTTAATGGAATTATTTAATAGAATTGCTTCATTTGATCCGGAAAATGATAAGTTTGCCCTACAGTTCTTAGATTACCGTTACTACATGAGTTATGATATTGAAGTTACATCAGAAAATGGTAATAAATCATTCTTTAGTAAGGTATCTAAAGAAAAATCTGGTGGTGAAACCCAAGTTCCATTCTATATTGTCATTGCTGCATCATTCCAACAACTACTTACTAAAAATAGAAGAGTTGATTCAGGATGTATCGTTTTATTCGACGAAGCATTTAATAACATGGATGAATCAAGAATTGATGCGATGATGAAGTTCTATAACTCATTATCGATTCAATTATTCATCGCTGTTCCACCACAAAGAGTTTCAAACATTATTAACTACGTAACTACATCACTCGCAATTGTTAAAGATAATGACTTTGCGATTGTAGAGGCATTTAAAAGAGAGGTCTAA
- the ptsP gene encoding phosphoenolpyruvate--protein phosphotransferase, with amino-acid sequence MNDIKQGLSVSTGVAIARIHHLFDLPQVVIEKRGKGLAFEQERLKNALAEAVKELEALANHAKEKVGHDESNIFNAQALMLKDPMVLDVSFKKLEKHNYNAPYAFRTTMSEMIDLFEVSDNLYTKERVSDLKDITKRVLNILSEKKEDLKEINEDVILVAEELYPSITVQLDKTHIKGIITERGSKTSHSAILARQLGIPAITGVKVSEFIEGEIAIIDAKKGLVILNPSVSYIENYLSIVKNIEAQNELYMKTKDLPAKTMDGKEIKLNANIGSVDDLVHAHSFGADGIGLLRTENQYMESTNFPTEEELYTFYKEALEEFKDSKVVVRTLDIGGDKDVAYLNRKQEVNPFLGHRGIRYSLGYPSLFKTQLRALLRASNYGNLNVMFPMISTVDEVLEAKKIIKEAKESLHEEFVEVKSPKIGIMIEVPSAALFVDRFSKHIDFVSIGTNDLIQYLFAADRMNDKISYLYQPYHPVLLETIAKIVKDAHKNGIKVSVCGEMAGHPKQALLLLGLGVDELSMNAIQIPEIKYLISKTNALDLEKLARKAVKLDTNKEVQELIEKYIEKLAI; translated from the coding sequence ATGAACGACATCAAACAAGGACTAAGCGTTTCAACAGGCGTTGCCATTGCCCGTATTCATCATTTATTTGATTTACCTCAAGTCGTGATTGAAAAGCGTGGTAAAGGCTTAGCATTCGAACAAGAAAGATTAAAAAACGCTTTAGCTGAAGCGGTAAAAGAATTAGAAGCATTAGCGAATCATGCCAAAGAAAAAGTTGGTCATGATGAGTCTAATATTTTTAATGCACAAGCGCTTATGTTAAAAGATCCTATGGTTTTAGATGTTAGTTTTAAAAAGCTTGAAAAGCATAATTATAATGCACCTTATGCTTTTAGAACAACCATGTCAGAAATGATTGATTTATTCGAAGTTTCTGATAACTTATATACAAAAGAAAGAGTATCAGATTTAAAAGATATTACGAAACGTGTTTTAAATATCTTATCAGAGAAAAAAGAAGATTTAAAAGAAATAAATGAGGATGTAATTTTAGTTGCAGAAGAATTATATCCATCTATAACAGTTCAATTAGATAAAACACATATTAAAGGCATTATTACAGAGAGAGGAAGTAAAACTTCCCACTCTGCAATTCTTGCACGTCAACTAGGTATTCCAGCAATTACAGGTGTTAAAGTATCTGAATTCATTGAAGGTGAAATCGCAATTATTGATGCGAAAAAAGGATTAGTGATACTTAATCCAAGTGTTTCTTATATTGAAAACTATTTAAGCATTGTTAAAAACATCGAAGCCCAAAATGAACTCTATATGAAAACTAAAGATTTACCAGCCAAAACAATGGATGGTAAAGAAATAAAATTAAACGCTAATATTGGTTCAGTTGATGACTTAGTCCATGCACATTCATTTGGAGCAGACGGCATTGGGTTATTAAGAACTGAAAACCAATATATGGAATCAACTAACTTTCCAACAGAAGAAGAATTATATACTTTCTATAAAGAAGCATTAGAAGAATTTAAAGATTCTAAAGTTGTTGTAAGAACTCTGGATATTGGTGGAGATAAAGATGTAGCTTATTTAAACCGTAAACAAGAAGTTAATCCCTTCTTAGGACATCGAGGCATTCGCTACAGCTTAGGTTACCCATCACTATTTAAAACCCAGTTAAGAGCACTTTTACGTGCATCTAATTATGGGAACTTAAATGTGATGTTTCCAATGATTTCAACAGTTGATGAAGTTTTAGAAGCTAAAAAAATAATCAAAGAAGCCAAAGAATCGCTTCATGAAGAGTTTGTTGAAGTGAAAAGCCCAAAAATAGGTATCATGATTGAAGTACCTAGTGCTGCGTTATTTGTTGATCGCTTTAGTAAACATATTGACTTTGTATCTATTGGAACAAATGACTTAATCCAGTACTTATTTGCAGCAGATAGAATGAATGATAAGATTAGTTACTTATACCAACCTTATCATCCAGTCTTACTTGAAACAATTGCTAAAATTGTTAAAGATGCACATAAAAATGGTATTAAAGTTTCTGTATGTGGAGAAATGGCAGGTCATCCAAAGCAAGCCCTTCTTTTATTGGGGTTAGGTGTTGATGAATTATCAATGAATGCCATTCAAATCCCAGAAATTAAGTATTTAATTTCAAAAACTAATGCATTAGACCTTGAAAAACTAGCACGAAAAGCTGTAAAATTAGATACGAACAAAGAAGTTCAAGAATTAATTGAAAAGTATATTGAGAAGCTAGCTATCTAG
- a CDS encoding helix-turn-helix domain-containing protein gives MDYQRLVKELRLKLILSQQEFADLLNVSFASINRWETGKHEPTIKIKRKIVELCKYNNIKLEDE, from the coding sequence ATGGATTACCAACGACTAGTGAAGGAATTAAGACTAAAACTAATTTTATCTCAACAAGAATTTGCAGATTTGCTTAATGTTTCTTTTGCGTCCATTAATAGATGGGAAACTGGAAAACACGAGCCAACGATTAAAATAAAGAGAAAAATTGTGGAATTATGCAAATATAACAACATTAAATTGGAGGATGAATAA